One Longimicrobiales bacterium DNA window includes the following coding sequences:
- a CDS encoding 6-carboxytetrahydropterin synthase: MSDARFIRRWHFSASHRYGRADWSTERNRSVFGAQMDIHEHDWMLEVHTVGPIDPDTGFSVDLSAVDRIVGDMTEGWDGGDLNVLIPEVASGSLVPTTESLARWAYMHLESRISPPARLVRVALFESPTVGSQYPAEESP; encoded by the coding sequence ATGTCCGATGCACGGTTCATTCGACGCTGGCACTTTTCCGCGAGTCATCGGTACGGGCGTGCAGATTGGTCGACTGAACGGAACCGATCGGTATTTGGCGCCCAAATGGACATCCACGAACATGACTGGATGCTCGAAGTTCATACCGTAGGTCCCATCGATCCGGATACCGGATTCTCCGTCGACCTGTCGGCGGTGGACCGAATCGTCGGTGATATGACAGAGGGCTGGGATGGTGGCGATCTCAATGTCTTGATCCCAGAAGTTGCTTCAGGCTCGTTGGTGCCGACGACTGAGTCGCTTGCCCGATGGGCGTACATGCACCTGGAGTCCCGGATCTCTCCACCCGCCCGACTCGTCCGGGTCGCTCTTTTTGAGAGCCCAACGGTCGGGTCACAGTACCCCGCGGAAGAGTCCCCATGA
- a CDS encoding sigma-70 family RNA polymerase sigma factor — MSLTATEAPGDGELVHRARKGEELAFSLLVERYQRAAYAVALSVTGRHEDAEDAAQEAFMVALKRLDECRKPERFAGWLMTIVRNRARNLVRRESLRETDQLPPGIRSKVPTPDRIAETIELRDMLKAALAALPEVQQQIVMLHDVEGWKHREIAERLELPSGTVRSHLHFARKALRNALGTMPGAAESERKVQ, encoded by the coding sequence GTGTCATTAACAGCAACCGAAGCGCCGGGTGACGGCGAACTCGTCCACAGGGCGCGGAAAGGCGAAGAACTCGCCTTCTCGCTTCTCGTGGAACGATATCAGAGAGCGGCCTACGCGGTCGCGCTGAGTGTCACCGGGCGACATGAGGATGCTGAAGACGCGGCCCAAGAAGCGTTCATGGTTGCGTTGAAAAGACTAGACGAGTGCAGGAAGCCTGAGCGCTTCGCAGGGTGGTTGATGACCATCGTTCGAAACCGCGCACGCAACCTGGTGCGTCGGGAGTCGTTGAGGGAGACCGATCAACTACCACCGGGGATCCGATCCAAGGTGCCAACACCGGATCGGATTGCCGAGACGATTGAGTTGAGGGATATGCTGAAAGCAGCCCTCGCGGCTCTCCCTGAGGTACAGCAGCAGATTGTGATGTTGCACGATGTGGAAGGTTGGAAACACCGCGAGATCGCGGAGAGGTTGGAGTTGCCGTCGGGCACTGTCAGATCGCACCTCCATTTCGCGAGAAAAGCGTTGAGGAATGCATTGGGAACGATGCCCGGTGCGGCCGAGTCAGAGAGGAAAGTTCAATGA
- a CDS encoding TolC family protein: MKDISQVIRACFCICVLEGVVALAPLPASAQQGVTLDEAVDKALARSPQMLQQDQSVDNAALARRSAWAAFIPTLSGNTSGSLRSANVLDPNTGQIIPGSSDSYSAGLSARVDLFRGGSRFLELDQTDANMEAAVARREAQLYAVTLQTKNLFFTALRQADLLDVSNQRVEQAQQNLDIVRARAQVGRATISDSLRARLDLVNARQAVLQGETALRASRFALGRQVGEAAPVQPVRPDGLDPTPLGMTEEEIMQLAEAASPAVVAADYFRRAAASEVTVSKSAYLPTISMSTGYNWNNQIRSLTGGSTSWSLGLNMSYPIWNGFQRESTVDRAQFSLRVASLQEEDARLAARQEADAALQDLRTAEAAIQIALEAAAVAAEDLRVVRARFEVGAATSFDMIISQTAADQANIDVVTSRYDYLLARAALSAILGREM, from the coding sequence ATGAAAGACATTTCGCAGGTCATTAGGGCCTGCTTCTGTATCTGTGTGCTCGAAGGTGTCGTAGCCCTCGCGCCCCTGCCGGCGTCCGCCCAACAGGGGGTCACCCTCGACGAGGCTGTGGACAAGGCGCTCGCTCGCAGCCCACAGATGCTCCAGCAGGACCAGTCGGTAGACAATGCGGCTTTAGCCCGCAGGTCGGCATGGGCTGCATTTATCCCGACCCTGTCTGGGAACACGTCGGGCTCTCTTCGTAGCGCAAACGTGCTGGACCCGAACACCGGTCAGATCATCCCCGGGAGCTCTGATTCGTACAGTGCGGGTTTGTCGGCTCGGGTGGACCTGTTCCGAGGAGGCTCACGTTTCCTTGAGCTGGACCAGACCGACGCCAACATGGAAGCCGCGGTCGCCAGGCGTGAGGCGCAGCTTTATGCCGTGACACTCCAGACGAAGAATCTCTTCTTCACCGCGCTGCGGCAGGCAGACCTCCTCGATGTGTCGAATCAACGCGTCGAGCAGGCTCAGCAGAACTTGGACATCGTCAGAGCACGCGCACAGGTGGGACGAGCGACGATATCTGATTCGCTGCGTGCTCGGCTGGACCTCGTGAATGCGCGACAAGCGGTTTTGCAAGGTGAGACGGCGCTCAGAGCGTCGCGTTTTGCTCTGGGTCGCCAAGTCGGTGAGGCGGCGCCGGTTCAGCCTGTCCGACCGGACGGTCTCGATCCCACGCCGTTGGGGATGACCGAGGAAGAGATCATGCAGCTCGCCGAGGCGGCGTCGCCCGCCGTTGTCGCAGCGGACTATTTTCGCCGGGCGGCGGCAAGCGAGGTGACGGTCTCAAAAAGCGCGTACCTGCCGACCATCTCGATGTCCACTGGGTACAACTGGAATAATCAGATTCGATCGCTCACGGGAGGGTCCACGAGCTGGAGTCTCGGGCTGAACATGTCGTACCCGATCTGGAACGGCTTCCAGAGGGAGTCGACGGTCGATCGAGCTCAGTTCTCGTTGCGCGTGGCCTCGCTGCAAGAGGAGGACGCGCGTCTTGCTGCGCGCCAAGAGGCTGATGCTGCGCTGCAGGACCTACGCACGGCTGAGGCCGCCATTCAGATCGCTTTGGAAGCGGCTGCGGTCGCGGCGGAAGATCTGCGGGTCGTACGGGCCCGTTTCGAAGTGGGGGCGGCGACGAGTTTCGACATGATCATCAGTCAGACAGCTGCGGATCAGGCGAACATCGACGTCGTGACGTCACGATATGACTACTTGCTGGCCAGGGCAGCACTGTCGGCCATACTGGGGAGGGAGATGTGA
- a CDS encoding histone deacetylase has translation MRAPTGFYLHPSSPLHDTGWAHPEHQGRLRALASTVGKDMLTLHGRVEQQPARDATVEDVLRVHTEAQVEQVRHACEMAEETEQVIAIDPDTKVSSASWEAALGSAGTAIAAAEAVSAGRLANAFVATRPPGHHATPDQAMGFCLFNNVAVTARWLQATGRAERVLILDWDVHHGNGTQDTFYDDPTVFFVSAHQWPHYPGSGAADERGEGPGLGYTLNVPLPAGTSAEAHRAAFEDAVDSVVGAFHPDFILVSAGFDCMAGDPLGDMLLEPTDLFAMTRHIMDHADRACGGRIVALLEGGYDPSRLGIGTLGVIRALAGLEASGI, from the coding sequence ATGCGCGCACCTACTGGCTTCTACCTCCATCCGTCGTCGCCTCTGCACGATACCGGGTGGGCCCATCCCGAGCACCAAGGTCGTCTCCGGGCTTTAGCATCCACCGTGGGAAAGGACATGCTCACCCTTCATGGACGGGTAGAGCAGCAACCTGCTAGAGACGCGACCGTCGAGGACGTTCTCCGGGTGCACACTGAGGCGCAGGTCGAACAGGTGCGTCACGCATGTGAGATGGCCGAGGAAACCGAGCAGGTCATCGCGATCGATCCGGATACGAAGGTCTCGTCTGCTTCATGGGAGGCCGCGTTAGGAAGCGCGGGGACCGCGATCGCTGCAGCTGAGGCTGTGTCTGCCGGGAGGTTAGCGAATGCGTTTGTGGCGACGCGGCCACCGGGACATCACGCAACGCCTGATCAGGCCATGGGCTTCTGTCTTTTCAACAACGTTGCTGTGACCGCGCGGTGGTTGCAGGCGACGGGGCGAGCCGAGCGTGTATTGATCCTCGACTGGGACGTCCATCACGGGAATGGCACTCAGGACACGTTCTATGATGACCCGACCGTGTTTTTCGTCTCGGCGCATCAGTGGCCTCATTATCCGGGGTCGGGAGCGGCGGACGAGCGTGGGGAGGGGCCAGGTCTCGGATACACTCTCAACGTCCCATTACCGGCAGGTACCAGCGCTGAGGCCCATCGAGCCGCCTTCGAAGATGCGGTCGACAGCGTAGTTGGCGCCTTTCATCCCGATTTTATTCTCGTCTCAGCCGGGTTCGATTGCATGGCGGGTGATCCGCTTGGTGACATGCTTCTCGAGCCGACCGACCTCTTCGCCATGACGCGCCACATCATGGACCATGCCGACCGAGCGTGCGGGGGGCGGATCGTTGCGCTGTTGGAAGGCGGATATGACCCCAGCCGACTCGGCATCGGAACCCTTGGTGTGATTCGGGCATTGGCGGGTTTGGAGGCATCGGGGATTTAG
- a CDS encoding HNH endonuclease has protein sequence MDCLALNASFEPLTIVPPRRAVRLVLDGKAEVLEEDGSRVFRSERRVVPFPTVIRLVRYVHVPHRFRRQVTNTFLFARDDYTCQYCGRHRHELRGRQFLTRDHILPQSRGGGNTWDNVVTSCSPCNNRKGSHLPREAGLSLLTVPREPNYVQLVWVVRRVTQSQSKYIQLFYGEDTLVAVSQKETDAPTQIGA, from the coding sequence GTGGATTGCCTAGCGCTCAACGCATCGTTCGAGCCGCTGACGATCGTGCCACCGCGCCGTGCAGTGCGGCTCGTGCTCGATGGGAAGGCGGAGGTCCTCGAAGAGGACGGGAGCCGGGTGTTCCGCTCCGAACGGCGGGTCGTGCCGTTTCCGACCGTGATCCGTCTGGTGCGCTACGTGCACGTGCCGCATCGCTTCCGCCGGCAGGTCACGAACACCTTTTTGTTCGCTCGGGACGACTACACCTGTCAGTACTGCGGGAGACATCGGCACGAGTTAAGGGGCCGGCAGTTCCTGACGCGAGACCACATCCTCCCCCAGTCGCGCGGCGGAGGGAACACATGGGACAACGTGGTCACCAGTTGCTCGCCGTGTAATAACCGGAAGGGGAGTCACCTTCCTAGAGAGGCCGGGCTCTCACTGCTGACGGTCCCGAGAGAGCCGAACTACGTTCAACTCGTTTGGGTCGTTCGGCGTGTTACCCAGAGTCAGTCCAAATACATCCAGCTCTTCTACGGGGAGGACACGCTGGTGGCCGTTTCGCAGAAGGAAACGGACGCTCCGACTCAGATCGGGGCCTAG
- a CDS encoding methyltransferase domain-containing protein → MPPTEAGTGEYTPTAPSMLDLVRLSPRLLFPPGGVDLYHQIALLTEMSQDDEVLDVACGKGISLDYFVTEFGVHGSGVDVDPTMIDFAEGRARDANLTGRLQFQAGRSDALPYRDEIFDVTVGEIGLSNHCDPAAAVQELMRVTKPGGFVVLVQLVWKAPVDEGRRVVLAGHLGARPLMVVEWKKLLREADVIDLHVEDWSDEETAFRPTVVKPFLDFAELFSVPEKIGILHRAWSRWGWQGVCAVLSREREVHQLLTRERILGLDLLKGRKGAAVGEADPAGDAAREVSEPDPVITTGAGQEPDNAGAEVEEGDATETAGLPLFGDETQE, encoded by the coding sequence ATGCCTCCAACTGAAGCCGGAACGGGTGAGTACACCCCAACCGCACCCTCTATGCTCGACCTCGTCCGGTTGAGCCCCCGCCTCCTGTTTCCACCGGGTGGCGTTGACCTCTATCACCAAATCGCCTTGCTGACTGAGATGTCACAGGACGATGAGGTGCTTGATGTCGCGTGCGGGAAGGGCATCTCACTGGACTACTTCGTGACGGAATTCGGCGTTCACGGGTCGGGTGTCGACGTTGACCCGACCATGATCGATTTCGCCGAGGGTCGGGCGCGGGACGCGAATCTCACTGGGCGGCTCCAGTTCCAAGCGGGGAGGTCCGACGCCCTGCCGTATCGGGATGAGATCTTCGACGTGACTGTCGGTGAAATTGGGTTGTCGAATCACTGCGATCCGGCGGCGGCCGTGCAGGAACTGATGCGCGTTACCAAGCCGGGGGGCTTCGTGGTCCTGGTCCAATTGGTCTGGAAGGCACCTGTCGACGAGGGGCGGAGGGTCGTGCTCGCCGGCCATCTCGGGGCTCGCCCGCTGATGGTTGTGGAGTGGAAGAAACTCCTACGTGAAGCTGACGTGATCGACCTCCATGTCGAGGACTGGTCGGACGAAGAGACGGCGTTTCGGCCGACTGTGGTCAAACCATTCCTCGACTTCGCCGAGCTGTTTTCGGTGCCCGAGAAGATCGGTATTCTTCACAGGGCTTGGTCCCGCTGGGGCTGGCAAGGTGTGTGTGCCGTTCTGTCGCGTGAAAGAGAAGTCCACCAACTCCTCACGCGAGAGCGAATCCTCGGATTGGACCTTCTGAAGGGTCGGAAGGGTGCAGCTGTGGGCGAGGCCGATCCGGCTGGGGACGCAGCGCGAGAGGTGAGCGAGCCGGACCCGGTGATCACCACGGGAGCCGGGCAAGAACCAGACAACGCTGGCGCTGAAGTCGAGGAAGGGGATGCCACCGAGACGGCGGGTCTTCCGTTGTTCGGTGACGAAACTCAGGAATAA
- a CDS encoding ABC transporter ATP-binding protein, translating to MSELIIKTEGLTKHYVLGAETVKACRSVDLTIEKGEFVAIMGPSGSGKSTFMNMIGCLDTPTTGDYWLNGQKVSDLTDDQLARVRNREIGFVFQTFNLLPRATALHNVELPLIYAGVGAKERRRRAVEKLELVGLGDRMDHRPPEMSGGQRQRVAVARALVNNPALLLADEPTGNLDSVTSADIMRQLGELNKAGQTIVIVTHEHDIAEHAKRQVHLKDGFVEQDFMNEPAETLV from the coding sequence GTGAGCGAATTGATCATCAAGACCGAGGGCCTGACGAAGCACTACGTCCTCGGTGCCGAAACCGTGAAGGCCTGTCGGAGCGTTGACCTCACGATCGAAAAGGGTGAATTCGTAGCTATTATGGGCCCTTCGGGCAGTGGCAAGTCGACGTTCATGAACATGATCGGATGTCTCGACACACCTACCACAGGCGACTATTGGCTGAACGGGCAGAAAGTCAGCGACCTGACTGATGATCAGCTAGCGAGGGTACGGAACCGTGAAATCGGTTTTGTCTTCCAGACGTTCAACCTGCTCCCTCGTGCGACGGCGCTTCACAACGTCGAGCTGCCTCTGATCTACGCGGGTGTGGGGGCCAAAGAGCGCCGCCGCCGTGCCGTAGAAAAGCTGGAGCTGGTCGGGTTGGGTGATCGGATGGATCACCGTCCGCCTGAGATGTCTGGTGGTCAGCGTCAGCGAGTGGCGGTTGCGCGTGCGCTGGTGAACAACCCGGCGCTACTACTCGCGGACGAACCGACTGGAAACCTCGACTCGGTCACGAGTGCGGACATCATGCGGCAGCTCGGGGAGCTTAATAAAGCCGGTCAGACGATCGTCATCGTAACACACGAGCACGACATCGCAGAGCACGCGAAGCGGCAGGTACACCTAAAAGATGGGTTCGTGGAGCAGGACTTCATGAATGAGCCCGCGGAGACCCTGGTATGA
- the priA gene encoding primosomal protein N': MNLNEVRVEVALPLPIRHTFTYRVDSGSMPAVGTRVLAPFRQEERIGWVVGPGSSEVKTVRPLLAVLENEPSVPSELLDLCRWMARYYVAPLGITIRAALPAVLSDVSRDYLTLEGDSTIDLKPRERRLVDALSGKGEPQRVRTLRKRLGMGSIWPEVRSLEARGVIRHETVPPPAPSLKTRRVVRIVKRLETLAAREDVFGRASRQRELYELLELSGGGADLGHLTTTEGFSRGVVSGLEAKALVGLFDEEEFRDPFADAPIQTPPQLTPTADQRAALNAMVAGLDEPEPAPFLLQGITGSGKTLVYIELLREALARGKSAIVLVPEIALTPQTVSRFRAHFGDEVAVLHSGLSDGERYDAWRQLRSGQRRIAVGARSALFAPLANLGAIVVDEEHDGSYKQSEAPRYLARDLAVVRAKAVGAVCVLGSATPSLESWHNARSGKFNHLHLPERVGGGRLPRVEVLDLRKGKDTSQGPAPRPGRGAGVLSEELVAAIDDRLKKGEQIILLLNRRGYSSFVQCRECGDVEQCENCSISLTYHRVTKRIVCHHCRFEASAPSRCPSCGSQDLSFRGLGTEQVERVTAETFPDARIARMDVDTTSGKWAHQRILERVERGEVDVLLGTQMIAKGLDFPRVTLVGVINADVGMHLPDFRASERTFQLLSQVAGRAGRGVLGGSVIIQTSLPDHYAIRAAVTHDFESFAERELGERARPEYPPHVRLVNVVVSSPDQQLAATTAEQGAHYVRRWLTAEARAGRETVELVGPAPAPIERLHNRWRWHFLLRASSPKALGRTAQVIMDGFKLPSGDVRLTLDRDPVALL; encoded by the coding sequence TTGAACCTAAATGAGGTTCGGGTCGAGGTAGCCCTCCCGCTGCCCATCCGTCACACGTTCACGTATCGGGTCGACTCTGGAAGTATGCCGGCTGTAGGTACCCGCGTCCTTGCCCCGTTCCGACAAGAAGAGCGAATTGGGTGGGTCGTGGGGCCCGGGAGCTCAGAGGTTAAGACCGTCCGTCCGCTCCTGGCGGTGTTGGAGAACGAGCCGAGCGTGCCGAGCGAGTTGCTCGACCTGTGCCGGTGGATGGCGAGGTACTACGTCGCCCCACTTGGCATCACGATTCGTGCGGCCTTGCCCGCAGTCCTTTCCGATGTGTCGCGTGACTATCTGACACTCGAAGGCGATTCAACTATCGACCTGAAACCGCGAGAGAGGCGGCTGGTCGATGCCCTGTCGGGAAAGGGTGAGCCGCAGCGGGTGCGGACGCTCCGAAAGCGACTTGGGATGGGCTCGATTTGGCCCGAGGTGCGGTCTCTAGAAGCCCGGGGTGTTATTCGTCACGAAACCGTGCCACCTCCAGCCCCGAGCCTAAAGACGCGTCGCGTGGTTCGCATCGTTAAGCGACTGGAGACGCTTGCTGCCCGTGAGGATGTGTTCGGGAGAGCGTCGCGGCAAAGGGAGTTGTACGAACTCCTCGAGTTGTCCGGCGGAGGTGCAGACCTAGGGCACCTCACCACCACGGAAGGCTTCAGTCGCGGGGTCGTGTCTGGTCTGGAAGCAAAGGCACTCGTCGGGTTGTTCGATGAAGAGGAATTCAGAGACCCCTTTGCGGACGCTCCCATTCAGACACCGCCGCAACTGACACCGACCGCGGATCAGCGTGCTGCGTTGAACGCGATGGTCGCTGGACTCGATGAACCGGAACCTGCGCCCTTCCTACTGCAGGGCATCACCGGGTCCGGAAAAACTCTCGTGTACATCGAATTGCTTCGAGAGGCTTTGGCACGGGGGAAGTCCGCGATCGTTCTCGTACCGGAGATCGCGCTCACGCCACAAACGGTGTCGCGCTTCCGTGCACACTTCGGGGACGAAGTGGCCGTGCTGCATTCGGGACTCTCCGACGGTGAACGCTACGACGCTTGGCGTCAGCTTCGGAGCGGCCAGAGGCGGATCGCGGTGGGCGCTCGATCTGCCTTGTTCGCTCCGCTCGCGAACCTCGGCGCCATCGTGGTCGATGAAGAACACGATGGGAGCTACAAACAATCAGAGGCCCCGCGCTACCTGGCACGTGATCTCGCGGTCGTACGGGCGAAGGCCGTGGGGGCGGTGTGTGTACTCGGGAGCGCCACCCCGTCACTCGAGAGTTGGCATAACGCTCGTTCAGGGAAGTTCAACCACTTGCACCTGCCAGAAAGGGTTGGCGGCGGGCGTCTTCCTCGGGTCGAAGTGCTCGATCTGCGCAAAGGAAAGGACACGTCTCAGGGGCCGGCGCCGCGCCCAGGGCGTGGGGCAGGCGTGCTCTCTGAAGAGCTTGTAGCTGCGATCGATGATCGATTGAAGAAGGGCGAGCAGATCATCTTGCTCCTCAATCGGCGAGGGTATTCGTCTTTTGTCCAATGTCGCGAGTGTGGTGACGTGGAGCAGTGCGAGAACTGCTCCATTTCTCTGACGTACCACAGGGTGACGAAACGAATCGTTTGTCATCACTGCCGTTTCGAAGCTTCGGCGCCGTCCCGGTGCCCTAGCTGCGGGTCACAGGATCTGTCTTTCCGCGGCCTCGGGACCGAGCAGGTGGAGCGTGTCACCGCGGAGACATTCCCCGACGCGCGTATCGCTCGCATGGACGTAGACACGACGTCGGGGAAGTGGGCACATCAGCGCATCCTTGAACGTGTCGAACGGGGGGAGGTGGACGTACTCCTCGGTACTCAGATGATCGCGAAGGGTCTCGATTTTCCTCGAGTGACTCTAGTCGGGGTTATCAATGCAGATGTCGGGATGCACCTCCCCGACTTTCGTGCTAGCGAGCGGACCTTCCAACTGCTCAGTCAGGTCGCGGGGAGGGCAGGGCGCGGAGTCCTCGGTGGCTCGGTCATCATCCAGACGTCTCTGCCCGACCACTATGCGATCAGGGCTGCAGTGACCCACGATTTCGAGAGCTTCGCGGAGCGCGAACTCGGGGAGCGCGCCCGCCCCGAATACCCGCCCCACGTGCGCCTGGTCAACGTTGTCGTCAGCAGTCCGGATCAGCAGCTGGCAGCAACGACCGCTGAACAAGGCGCGCACTATGTCAGGCGGTGGCTGACCGCCGAGGCCAGGGCAGGTCGAGAAACCGTCGAATTGGTCGGTCCGGCGCCCGCGCCCATCGAGCGTCTCCACAATCGGTGGCGTTGGCATTTCCTGTTGCGTGCGTCTTCGCCCAAGGCTTTGGGCCGTACGGCGCAGGTGATCATGGACGGATTCAAGCTGCCCTCAGGAGATGTCCGCCTCACCTTAGATCGAGACCCGGTAGCGCTCCTGTAG
- a CDS encoding M24 family metallopeptidase, which translates to MSTAMLCSPEGVERVQEALRASDLDGWLLYEFHGINPIAVQLLGLGKTTRRGFILIPAEGEPVAMIHAIEASSWRHWPFAFRKYSGWKDMEEQLGEMLHDCERVAMEVSPGAAVPTLDYVPAGIAGLILEQGIEASSSGDLVSRFHSVWTATQREKHREAGEIVADVARRAFERAAEAIKAGAPTNEGSLSEWIRSELREAGLVVKPGTIVAIGPRAADSHYAPIGDGEAINRGDLLLIDLWGAFEGAVYADQTWMGFMGSSVDARTQEIWEAVRDARDAAVTFLQERFDAGEDVRGFEVDDVSRNVIKERGYGEYFVHRTGHSMDIDLHGSGPNLDNLESRDDRLLVPGVGFSIEPGIYLWDDIGVRSEINVHWSVNGPEVTPSQIQDEIFLLLEGD; encoded by the coding sequence GTGAGTACCGCAATGTTGTGCAGTCCCGAGGGAGTGGAACGAGTTCAGGAGGCGCTCCGGGCGTCCGATCTCGATGGTTGGCTCCTTTACGAATTCCATGGGATCAACCCCATCGCAGTGCAGCTCCTTGGTCTTGGTAAGACGACCCGGCGGGGATTCATCCTCATTCCTGCCGAGGGGGAACCCGTTGCGATGATTCACGCGATCGAGGCTTCGTCCTGGCGTCATTGGCCGTTCGCGTTCAGGAAGTACTCGGGCTGGAAGGACATGGAGGAACAGCTCGGTGAGATGCTACACGACTGTGAACGTGTGGCCATGGAGGTGTCCCCCGGGGCTGCGGTGCCCACGCTCGACTACGTGCCGGCTGGGATCGCAGGCCTGATCCTGGAGCAGGGGATCGAAGCCAGCAGTTCTGGCGATCTGGTCTCGCGGTTCCATTCCGTTTGGACTGCCACGCAGCGAGAGAAGCACCGAGAGGCCGGAGAGATCGTTGCCGATGTCGCCCGACGCGCCTTCGAGCGCGCTGCTGAGGCGATCAAAGCAGGTGCGCCGACGAACGAAGGTTCACTCTCAGAGTGGATCCGCAGCGAACTGCGTGAAGCGGGCCTCGTAGTGAAGCCAGGCACGATCGTGGCGATTGGTCCGCGGGCGGCCGACTCCCACTACGCGCCGATAGGAGACGGTGAGGCCATCAACCGGGGAGACCTGCTGCTCATCGACTTGTGGGGTGCCTTCGAGGGTGCGGTCTACGCGGACCAGACGTGGATGGGCTTCATGGGGAGCTCAGTGGATGCACGAACCCAGGAGATCTGGGAAGCCGTGCGAGACGCGCGCGATGCGGCGGTGACCTTCCTGCAGGAGCGGTTCGACGCCGGAGAGGACGTGCGCGGCTTTGAGGTGGACGACGTGTCCCGCAACGTCATCAAGGAGCGAGGATACGGGGAGTATTTTGTACACCGCACCGGGCACTCGATGGATATCGATTTGCACGGAAGTGGTCCGAACCTGGACAACCTCGAGTCCCGCGATGACCGCCTACTCGTACCTGGAGTCGGCTTTTCCATTGAGCCCGGAATCTACCTGTGGGACGATATCGGTGTGCGCAGTGAGATCAACGTTCATTGGAGCGTAAACGGGCCTGAAGTGACGCCCAGCCAGATCCAGGATGAGATCTTCCTGCTGCTGGAAGGGGATTGA